A segment of the Fibrobacter succinogenes subsp. succinogenes S85 genome:
CTTCGTCAAAACCAAAACCGCTGTTCGCAGCCACAGGGGCATTGAGGAGTAGCGCATCGGCGCCGCTCTTCTTGAGCTTCTCGGCCGCATGTTCCTTGAAGTGGTCCGTTTCAAGCGCAAAACCGACAATGACCTGGTCCGCACGCTTTTGAGCAACACTGTCACGCAAGATGTTCGGATTCGGTTCAAGTTCCAAGACGAGCTGACTACGGCTATCCTTGATTTTTTCTGTAGCGGCCACCTTCGGGCGGTAATCGGCCACGGCGGCGCAATGCACGAGCACATCGGCGTTTTTCATCTGCTCAAGAACAGCCTTATGCATATCGCAAGCGCTCTTGATTTTTGTCACGTGGACGGCACCCGGAAATTCAGCTTCCATCGGGCCAGCGACAACGCTCACTTCAAAGCCGTTCGCTAGGAACGTCGCGGCAATAGCAACAGCAGTCTTTCCGCTGCTACGGTTGCTAATGTAACGCACCGGGTCAATCGCTTCTTCGGTGCGACCAGCCGTGATGAGGACCTTCTTGCCGTAACCGGGAAGCGTCGGATCCACTTCATTTTCAGCAGGAAGAGTTTGAAGATCCTTCGACTTCGCGCGCGGCGCTTCGCTCAGGATGACACTACTAGCTTCTAAATAAGCGACAATTTCCGCAGGGTCGAGGAGGCGGCCTTTGCCGACTTCGCCACAGGCGAGTTCGCCCGCCGGGCTGTCCATCACGAACGTATTTTCAAAACTGCGGAGCGTTTCGAGATTGCGTTTGACGGCCGGAGAATTGAACATCGCGACATTCATCGCAGGGGCAATAAAACGCGGACCCGTGCAGCTCATAAAGCAAAGGCTCACTGGGTCATCAGCAATGCCATAGACGAACTTTCCGATGACATTTGCGGTCGCCGGAACGACGAGATAAAGGTCGGCCCAACGCGGGAAATCGATATGCTGGAACGGACGCGCTTCAACGGCGCCATTTTTCAGGTAAACCGGACACTTGGAGAGGCTTGCAAACGTAAGCGGGGCCACGAACTGCGTAGCGGCTTCGGTCATGCAGACGCGCACTTCGGCGCCTTTCTTTTGCAACAGGCGCAAGAGTTCACAAGACTTGTAGGCGGCAATTCCGCCCGAGACTCCAAGAAGAATTTTCTTTCCAGCGAGATTCATAGCCATTAAAATAGCAATTTAAAATTTAGTTACTAGTTAATAGTTATTAGTTACTAGTATCGCAACGATGTCATTTGAGAGCACTAAGCCTTTTCCCGGCGAGCCAGGGGGTGAATCTGTTGATAAGCAGAATGACGGGAACGAGAGCTGCAATCGTCACGATAGTCAACACAACACTTACCAATAGCGAAGATTCAATCCATTCAGGCGCCACATGGAAAACCTTGAAGAGCACGCCACGCAAAATGCTTTGCACCATGATATGCAACGCCAAAATCGTAATCGTATTCTGCCCGATAAAATTCAGGACAGCTCTTTCGCGAATGGATTTGCAAATCGCAACAAAAGCGAGCAAACTAGAAAAAGTCATCATCGCCTGCATGGCGACAAAAGTCAACAACGAGGTCGTTCTTTCTCGAGCCATAAGCGCAAGCGAGAACACAAGTACAGAAGTCAAAATTACAAACAAATTACATTTCAAAGAATAAAGTAGCTTTTCAGCCAAATTTTTCTTTGACGAGACAAAACCAATAGCTAGGCAAGAAAGGAAAAAACACGCCTGGTCCAAATTCCAGAAAACATGCGGCAATTGCAACATGTCCATATAGGTCCAGTAAATAAGTCCCGGAATAAAAAGCAACGCAATTATGGTTACCCTCAGGAACTTTTTCCGAATGCGGAGCAAGCACCAAAAGAGGATTTCTACCACAAAAAGGCAAGTCAAAAACCACAGGGGCGTGACAAAGAAAGTGCTGTTCGTCCCGCATAAAATCTGCATCAAGACATCAGTGACTGTCGCATGAGTCTCGTACGACAGGCCAAAATTACGGCGCACGAGGAACCAGAACGCAAAGAGTATCGCAGAAAATCCAAAGTACGGGATGACTAGGCTGCAGAACTTTTTTCGGAGGAGTTCTAGGAATGGAGCGTTCGCCGAGCGTTCAAAAGTGTAGCCGGAGAGGAAAAAGAACGCGGGCATGGCAAAAGCGAAAATGGTTTCATTGACAAGGTAAATAGATTGCATGTGGCCGAGTGCGACCAAGCTAATGGCGAGAGCCTTGCAAATGTCAATCCAGGCGATGCGTTTTGTGATGCGGGATTCGCGAAGTTCCATAGAATAAAAATAAAAAGAAATCCCGCGAGTGAACGCGGGATTCCTTTAAGCTTTAGTTTGAAACCAAATTAAGCTTCAGCTTCTTCGGACTTTTCAGCCTTCTTCTTGGAAGCCTTCTTCTTCGGAGCAACAGCTTCGCCAATCGTGGTGCCGTTTTCGCCCGGCTTGTGGGAGTCCATCCAAGCCTTGAGTTCAGCGGATTCACGGTTCTTGAAGTAGTCAACAACGGAGAGATAGATCTTGCGGTTGTTCTGATCGATTTCGGTCACGACAGCCGGAACTTCGTCGCCAACCTTGAATGCATCGGCCGGAACCTTGATGTATTCAGCGGTGAGCTTGGAGACCGGGATGAAGCCTTCGATACCGTCAGCGAGTTCAACCACGACGCCGCGGTCGAGCATGCGAACGATCTTGCCCTTGACTTCGGAGTCAACCGGGTAGGTGGAATCGATAGAATCCCACGGGTCTTCGGTGAGGTGCTTCATGGAGAGAGAAATGCGGCGCTTTTCCTTATCGACGGCGAGAACGACGCATTCAACCTTGTCACCCTTCTTGACCATTTCGTTCGGGTGGGTGATCTTCTTGGTCCAGGACATGTCAGAGACGTGGATGAGGCCATCAACACCTTCCTTGATTTCGACGAATGCGCCGAAGGAAGCGATGTTGCGGATTTCACCGACGACGCGTGCGCCCGGCGGAAGTTCAGTTTCGATAGAATCCCACGGATCAGATTCGAGCTGCTTCATGCCGAGAGAGATACGTTCTGCATCTTCTTCAACCTTGAGAACAACAGCTTCGACTTCCTGACCGACGGTGAGGATTTTGGACGGGTGCTTGACGTGCTGGGTCCAGGACATTTCAGAAACGTGGATGAGACCTTCAACACCGCTGTCGAGTTCGACGAATGCACCGTAATCAGTGATGGAAACAACCTTACCCTTGACGATAGCGCCTTCCGGATAACGTTCGGCGATATCCTTCCACGGATGCGGCTTAAGCTGCTTCATGCCGAGAGAGATGCGTTCCTTCTTGTCGTTGAAGTCGAGAACCATAACTTCGACTTCCTGGCCGAGCTGGAGCATTTCGGACGGGTGGTTGATGCGCTTGTAGCTCATGTCGGTGATGTGGAGGAGGCCATCTACGCCGCCAAGGTCGATGAATGCACCGAAGTCGGTGATGTTCTTGACAATACCCTTGCGGACCTGGTTCTTCTCGAGAGTTTCGAGAACGTCGCCACGCTGCTTGTTGCGTTCTTCTTCGAGAACGACACGGCGAGAAACGACGATATTGCGACGAGCCTTGTTGACCTTGATAACCTTGAGGTCGAATTCCTGGCCGATAAGAGCGTTGATGTCCGGAATCTGACGGAGGTCGATCTGAGAGCCCGGGAGGAAGGCATCGATGCCAAAGAGGTCGACGACAACGCCGCCCTTGATGCGCTTCGTGAGAGTGCCGCGTACGACTTCGTTGTTTTCGAATGCAGCGTGGATGCGATCCCACACGCGAACGAAGTCAGCCTTCTGCTTGGAGAGGATGAGGCGACCGTCTTCGTCTTCGAGCTTTTCGACGAACACTTCGATTTCGGAACCGAGTTCGAGAGAATCAGTATCCTTGAATTCGGCGCGATCAATAACGCCTTCGGACTTGTAGTTCACGTCGACGAGAACTTCCTGGTCGTTCACCTGGCTGATCTTACCCGTGACGAGCTTGCCCTGTTCGAGGTAGCCCATGCCGGCATAGACGTCAGCGTTGGCCTTGCGGAAGTCCGGGGAGCATTCACCCTGAGCGGCGAGAATTTCTTCGAGATCTTCTTGAGTTCCGAATTTGAGATTTTGAGACATATTAGTTAATTGGGTTGTGGTAACAAAGGATTCAGGCTACGCCACTACACCTACGTAGTCGAGAATCTTTTGAACCTGTTGTTCGATTGAGATGTGTGTAGTGTCAATTTCAATAGCATCGTCCGCCTTCTTCAACGGGGCGGTCGCACGAGAGGAGTCCAGGCGGTCGCGTTCGACCAGATTGTTGAGGACTTCTTCGAGGGTAACTTTTTCGCCTTTTTCAAGGAGTTCCTTGTAGCGGCGTTCGGCGCGGACCTTCACGTCCGTCACCATAAAAAACTTGTACTTCGCATCGGGGAAAACGACGGTTCCGATATCGCGGCCATCCAAAATGCAGCTCTGTTTTTTGCCGATTTCGCGCTGCTGCTTAGTCATTGCGGCGCGGACAGACGGGAGGGCGCAGTAGATGCTCACATTACTGGAAACCTTCATGCCACGGATTTCGCTTTCGCGGGAAACACCGTTGATGAGCACATGATTTTCGGAGTCGAACCCGAGTGTGAGGTTAGAGAGCAATTCGTCCATGGCAGCACCTTCTTCGGCCGGCAAACCCTTTTCGAGGGCGGCAAGCGTCACGGCGCGGTACATCGCACCTGTGTCGAGGTAGGTAATGCCCAATTTCTTTGCAATAATCTTTGCAGTGGTACTCTTGCCTGTGCCAGAGCCCCCATCAAGGGCGATAACAAAATTTTCCGAATTACTCATGAGTGGGGCTAAAGATAGAAAATCTCCCCAGAGAAATCAATAGGCGTCGTAGTAATCGTAATAATAATAGCTAGCGTATCCCTTGTAGGAGTCAATGTAAATGAGCTCGGAACCGTTGGCATAGATGACCATGCGGGTATCATCCCCCTCAAAATTATAATAGTAATCCCCGTGGTCATAACCGGTATCGTACTCACCCGGATTATAATAAGAGCAGTTGTCATCGACACAAAGGGAGACATAGCCATCGCGAGTAATCCGCAAGTCAACAGTCATGGATGGAGACATGGAATAGGTATCCGAGCAGTCGTAGGGCTGATCAAAGGCATCGTAGCGACAGTCCACCTCATAATAATAGTGGTATCGTTTGCTGAAAGAGGCTCCGCCATCATTCGGCCCCACACTCCAATCCGAACCGCAAGCCACAAGGGCAAATGTCATGAGCAAGGCTAATAGCGCAAGGATTCGATTCATGAGACACTCCTACAAAAAATCCCCCGACAGACCGTCGAGGGAAATAAATCTACAAAAATGATTCACCCAAAAGCGACTGATTACTTGTAGTCACCGTTGTAGGATTCTTCGGTCGTGCTATCGTCGCGAGTGGATTCCGGAGCAAGGAGTTCACCGGTGCTGCCGTACTTGCGCTTTTCGTCGTCGGTAAGGCGGTTGGTGAGAACTTCGACCTGCGGTTCCTGGTGGGCAGTAGCTTCTTCTTCCTGGAGAATCTTCTGGCCTTCTTCGAGGCGGCGCTTGATGCGGTCGTCTTCCATCTGCTTCAGGTTCGTGCCGACCTTAGCCTGGTCTTCGGAAACCTTGTAGCGTTCGTTGGTTTCGTCCATGACAGCCTTGATACCCACGAGGCGGCCATCGCTATCGACACCGAGACCGGCCTTGCGGAGTGTAGAGAGCGGAAGGCGGCTTGCAGCCGTCTGGTATTCCGGCAAGAATTCGTAGCCATCCGAGGTGCCAATCAGGCGAGCTTCGTCCGGGGTCACATAGGCAAGAGCATCCTGCCAACGGGAGCTCTGGACAC
Coding sequences within it:
- the coaBC gene encoding bifunctional phosphopantothenoylcysteine decarboxylase/phosphopantothenate--cysteine ligase CoaBC — protein: MNLAGKKILLGVSGGIAAYKSCELLRLLQKKGAEVRVCMTEAATQFVAPLTFASLSKCPVYLKNGAVEARPFQHIDFPRWADLYLVVPATANVIGKFVYGIADDPVSLCFMSCTGPRFIAPAMNVAMFNSPAVKRNLETLRSFENTFVMDSPAGELACGEVGKGRLLDPAEIVAYLEASSVILSEAPRAKSKDLQTLPAENEVDPTLPGYGKKVLITAGRTEEAIDPVRYISNRSSGKTAVAIAATFLANGFEVSVVAGPMEAEFPGAVHVTKIKSACDMHKAVLEQMKNADVLVHCAAVADYRPKVAATEKIKDSRSQLVLELEPNPNILRDSVAQKRADQVIVGFALETDHFKEHAAEKLKKSGADALLLNAPVAANSGFGFDEVRYTLIRANSRNAQNAAEVEIPEMKMGSKIDLAQEIVDFSLDQLKNA
- the rpsA gene encoding 30S ribosomal protein S1; this encodes MSQNLKFGTQEDLEEILAAQGECSPDFRKANADVYAGMGYLEQGKLVTGKISQVNDQEVLVDVNYKSEGVIDRAEFKDTDSLELGSEIEVFVEKLEDEDGRLILSKQKADFVRVWDRIHAAFENNEVVRGTLTKRIKGGVVVDLFGIDAFLPGSQIDLRQIPDINALIGQEFDLKVIKVNKARRNIVVSRRVVLEEERNKQRGDVLETLEKNQVRKGIVKNITDFGAFIDLGGVDGLLHITDMSYKRINHPSEMLQLGQEVEVMVLDFNDKKERISLGMKQLKPHPWKDIAERYPEGAIVKGKVVSITDYGAFVELDSGVEGLIHVSEMSWTQHVKHPSKILTVGQEVEAVVLKVEEDAERISLGMKQLESDPWDSIETELPPGARVVGEIRNIASFGAFVEIKEGVDGLIHVSDMSWTKKITHPNEMVKKGDKVECVVLAVDKEKRRISLSMKHLTEDPWDSIDSTYPVDSEVKGKIVRMLDRGVVVELADGIEGFIPVSKLTAEYIKVPADAFKVGDEVPAVVTEIDQNNRKIYLSVVDYFKNRESAELKAWMDSHKPGENGTTIGEAVAPKKKASKKKAEKSEEAEA
- the cmk gene encoding (d)CMP kinase yields the protein MSNSENFVIALDGGSGTGKSTTAKIIAKKLGITYLDTGAMYRAVTLAALEKGLPAEEGAAMDELLSNLTLGFDSENHVLINGVSRESEIRGMKVSSNVSIYCALPSVRAAMTKQQREIGKKQSCILDGRDIGTVVFPDAKYKFFMVTDVKVRAERRYKELLEKGEKVTLEEVLNNLVERDRLDSSRATAPLKKADDAIEIDTTHISIEQQVQKILDYVGVVA
- a CDS encoding acyltransferase family protein; this encodes MELRESRITKRIAWIDICKALAISLVALGHMQSIYLVNETIFAFAMPAFFFLSGYTFERSANAPFLELLRKKFCSLVIPYFGFSAILFAFWFLVRRNFGLSYETHATVTDVLMQILCGTNSTFFVTPLWFLTCLFVVEILFWCLLRIRKKFLRVTIIALLFIPGLIYWTYMDMLQLPHVFWNLDQACFFLSCLAIGFVSSKKNLAEKLLYSLKCNLFVILTSVLVFSLALMARERTTSLLTFVAMQAMMTFSSLLAFVAICKSIRERAVLNFIGQNTITILALHIMVQSILRGVLFKVFHVAPEWIESSLLVSVVLTIVTIAALVPVILLINRFTPWLAGKRLSALK